The Sulfurimonas sp. genome includes a region encoding these proteins:
- the purL gene encoding phosphoribosylformylglycinamidine synthase subunit PurL, whose amino-acid sequence MSQQLPDIDTQLANHKLSQDDYKHIKEILGREPNLVELGIFSAMWSEHCSYKSSTVHLKGFPTKAPWVIQGPGENAGVIDIGGGYAAVFKMESHNHPSFIEPYQGAATGVGGIMRDVFTMGARPVASLNALRFGNVLNDDKTSAHQRYLVRGVTEGIGGYGNCMGVPTIGGEVSFDECYNGNILVNAFNLGIAKSDEIFYGRADGIGNSVMYVGAKTGRDGLGGAVMSSDSFTEESKSLRPTVQVGDPFTEKLLLEACLELFKTDYVVGIQDMGAAGLTSSSFEMAGRSGSGMIMHLDKVPAREEGMVPYDFMLSESQERMLVCVKKGSEQKVIDIFEKWDLDAATIGEVTDTGNMELFWHGEKVAEVPVDPVSEEAPVLNRPMSKPAYLDEIANVTIDDFDKVSNQEAFEKLTKSMEVVDKSWIYEQYDSMVQTNTVKKGGMLDASVIRVKENGKALAMSSDCNVRYCFIDPKGGGAAATIEAGRNVAMSGARPLAITDCLNFGNPENPEVMWQFGQACEGIKEACAELNTPVIGGNVSLYNETNGVSVFPTPSIATVGVNDDQNNVLMSSFQAQGNALYLVGKSKSEFGGSLYMKEICGTVAGKLPEIDYTKELALWDLVIESNKKHLLECAKDASSGGVAIALAKMCATSGMGCDVEMSVEDERDIFAESMSRAIIEVKPENVDAFEAMLDESMACEKIGTTGGNTVRINDVSMSIEDLKDNYFNTFKRVIERDI is encoded by the coding sequence GTGAGCCAACAATTACCAGATATAGACACACAATTAGCAAATCATAAGTTAAGCCAAGATGATTACAAGCATATTAAAGAGATTTTAGGTCGTGAGCCTAACCTTGTAGAGCTTGGTATCTTCTCAGCTATGTGGAGTGAACACTGTTCTTATAAAAGTTCAACAGTTCACTTAAAAGGCTTTCCTACTAAAGCACCATGGGTTATTCAAGGTCCTGGTGAAAATGCAGGTGTAATCGATATCGGTGGCGGATATGCAGCCGTATTCAAGATGGAATCACACAATCACCCGAGTTTTATTGAACCTTATCAAGGTGCTGCTACAGGTGTTGGTGGGATTATGCGTGACGTATTTACAATGGGTGCACGTCCAGTCGCGAGTTTAAATGCACTTCGTTTTGGTAATGTTCTAAACGATGATAAAACTTCTGCACATCAACGTTATTTGGTACGTGGTGTAACTGAGGGTATCGGTGGATATGGTAACTGTATGGGTGTACCAACTATCGGTGGTGAAGTAAGTTTTGATGAGTGTTATAACGGTAACATTCTTGTAAATGCATTTAATCTTGGTATTGCAAAGAGTGATGAGATTTTCTATGGTCGTGCTGATGGTATAGGAAACTCTGTAATGTACGTAGGTGCTAAAACAGGACGTGATGGTCTTGGTGGTGCTGTAATGTCTTCTGACTCATTCACAGAAGAGTCAAAATCACTTCGTCCAACTGTTCAGGTAGGGGATCCGTTTACTGAAAAACTTCTACTTGAAGCTTGTTTAGAGCTTTTCAAAACTGATTATGTTGTTGGTATTCAAGATATGGGTGCAGCTGGTCTTACATCTTCATCTTTTGAGATGGCAGGACGTTCAGGTAGCGGTATGATCATGCACCTTGACAAAGTTCCTGCTCGTGAAGAGGGTATGGTCCCTTATGACTTCATGCTTAGTGAATCACAAGAGCGTATGCTTGTATGTGTTAAGAAAGGATCAGAGCAAAAAGTTATAGATATTTTTGAAAAATGGGATCTTGATGCTGCTACAATCGGTGAAGTTACAGATACTGGTAATATGGAACTTTTCTGGCACGGTGAAAAAGTAGCTGAGGTACCTGTTGATCCTGTTAGTGAAGAGGCTCCTGTATTAAATCGTCCAATGAGCAAGCCTGCATATTTAGACGAAATTGCAAACGTAACAATTGATGATTTTGACAAAGTTTCAAATCAAGAAGCGTTTGAGAAACTGACTAAGTCTATGGAAGTTGTTGATAAATCATGGATATATGAGCAATATGACTCAATGGTACAAACAAATACTGTAAAAAAAGGCGGTATGCTTGATGCATCTGTAATCCGTGTAAAAGAAAACGGTAAAGCGTTAGCTATGAGTTCTGACTGTAACGTTCGTTATTGTTTCATCGATCCTAAAGGCGGTGGAGCTGCTGCAACTATTGAAGCTGGTCGTAATGTTGCGATGAGTGGTGCAAGACCTTTAGCTATTACAGATTGTCTTAACTTCGGTAACCCTGAGAACCCTGAAGTTATGTGGCAGTTTGGTCAAGCTTGTGAAGGTATTAAAGAAGCTTGTGCTGAACTTAACACTCCTGTAATTGGTGGTAACGTTTCACTATACAATGAAACAAATGGTGTATCTGTATTCCCGACACCATCTATTGCTACTGTTGGTGTTAATGATGATCAAAACAACGTACTTATGTCTAGCTTCCAGGCGCAAGGTAATGCACTTTATTTAGTTGGTAAAAGCAAGTCAGAGTTTGGTGGGTCACTTTATATGAAAGAGATCTGCGGAACTGTTGCAGGTAAACTTCCGGAGATAGACTATACAAAAGAGTTAGCTCTTTGGGATTTAGTAATTGAATCAAATAAAAAACATCTACTAGAGTGTGCTAAAGATGCATCTAGTGGTGGTGTGGCTATTGCACTTGCTAAGATGTGTGCAACTTCAGGTATGGGTTGTGATGTAGAGATGAGCGTAGAAGATGAGCGTGATATCTTTGCTGAGTCAATGAGCCGTGCAATTATAGAAGTTAAACCTGAAAACGTTGATGCTTTTGAAGCTATGCTTGATGAGTCGATGGCTTGTGAAAAAATAGGTACTACAGGTGGAAATACTGTACGTATAAACGATGTGTCAATGAGTATAGAAGATCTTAAAGATAACTACTTCAATACATTTAAAAGAGTGATTGAGAGAGACATTTAG
- the greA gene encoding transcription elongation factor GreA: protein MKEPISIEGYDLLTKEFKFLLEVHKPKVAHEKKVAADQGDRSENAEYHAAKEKLRFIDKRLFYLNSMIEKSQIIDPSLAPHIKIRFGSSVKLTNIDTDEEEIYTICGVLEAEPENGLISIHSPLARAMIGKEEGDEFKVKLPNSVKVYEVEEIFYENIFSLKKNIRDEIDFTFH from the coding sequence ATAAAAGAGCCTATAAGTATAGAAGGATATGACCTTTTAACAAAAGAGTTTAAATTTTTGTTAGAGGTTCATAAACCTAAAGTTGCACATGAAAAAAAAGTAGCTGCAGATCAGGGTGACAGAAGTGAAAATGCCGAATACCACGCTGCGAAAGAGAAACTTCGTTTTATAGATAAGAGACTTTTTTATCTAAATTCTATGATAGAAAAATCTCAAATTATAGACCCCTCATTAGCACCTCATATAAAAATAAGATTTGGCTCAAGTGTAAAACTTACAAATATAGATACTGATGAAGAAGAGATCTATACAATTTGCGGAGTTTTAGAAGCTGAGCCCGAAAACGGTTTAATCTCTATTCACTCACCATTAGCACGTGCAATGATAGGTAAAGAAGAGGGTGATGAGTTTAAAGTAAAACTTCCAAATTCTGTAAAGGTTTATGAAGTTGAAGAGATTTTTTATGAAAATATCTTCTCATTGAAGAAAAATATTAGAGATGAAATCGACTTCACTTTCCACTAA
- a CDS encoding HDOD domain-containing protein, with protein sequence MTEEILKKIKQLPPLPESALQIEAVYQDPNSSFNDMVKILEKDPLLTADILKAANSPLYGFSREINAISQAVGLFGMGTVRGFALASIIKKSFPLDLSAYGITNDMFSELSKRQHALVTAWCMRKENKLMGILSPAAFLVEIGKVIIAQQIMAENKQIEFRDALKELQDVEKAEEKVVGVTTPEVSSMIFKLWKFEDGLVDVIGNCKNPAEAEDEDKKAAQILQVVRTAIQLNGVATEESIAAAKELVKTYSLDMASFETALESAVA encoded by the coding sequence ATGACTGAAGAAATTCTAAAAAAAATAAAACAACTGCCGCCGCTTCCAGAGTCTGCATTGCAGATAGAGGCAGTTTATCAGGATCCTAATTCTAGCTTTAACGATATGGTTAAAATTCTAGAAAAAGATCCATTGCTAACAGCAGACATCCTAAAAGCAGCAAACTCTCCGCTTTACGGATTCAGCCGTGAGATCAATGCTATTAGTCAGGCTGTAGGACTTTTTGGAATGGGTACTGTTCGCGGTTTTGCACTAGCAAGTATCATTAAAAAAAGTTTCCCTCTGGACTTATCTGCTTATGGCATAACTAATGATATGTTTTCAGAATTATCAAAAAGACAACATGCACTTGTAACTGCTTGGTGTATGAGAAAAGAAAACAAACTTATGGGAATTCTTTCACCGGCTGCGTTTTTAGTAGAGATCGGGAAGGTTATTATAGCTCAGCAGATTATGGCTGAAAACAAGCAAATTGAATTCAGAGATGCTCTAAAAGAGCTTCAAGATGTTGAAAAAGCTGAGGAAAAAGTGGTTGGAGTAACTACGCCTGAAGTTAGTTCTATGATCTTTAAACTATGGAAATTTGAAGACGGTTTAGTGGATGTTATAGGAAACTGTAAAAACCCTGCAGAAGCTGAAGACGAAGATAAAAAAGCAGCTCAGATACTACAAGTTGTTCGTACAGCTATTCAACTAAACGGTGTGGCTACAGAAGAAAGCATTGCGGCAGCAAAAGAGCTAGTTAAAACTTACTCTCTAGATATGGCAAGTTTTGAAACTGCTCTTGAAAGTGCTGTGGCGTAA
- a CDS encoding VacB/RNase II family 3'-5' exoribonuclease produces the protein MKSLLIRLTHGLSELDITEDEIEIVEDLFNKKYLTKKDKKYKFHSKYRAGTIELAQGSSAYLTVIGEQTHDLFIEDTMNAREGDLVIAQRLLGKRGKPSGKIIEILGRAESYSVGYIIEKDSRKSLVDLKTEHPSGVELTQEELNAYEVGEVFKINNQDGTIMESLGNINDPLVDEKIVLAQFNKHDEFDEEVLKIAKSFEEVNADYYPDRKDLRDLSFCTIDPVTAKDFDDAIYWDDKNTTLYVAIADVSEYVKPFGALDNEAIYRSFSIYLPHRSIPMLPRQLSETLCSLQPHIDRLSYVFEMKLDLASLEVVKSDVYEAIIHSDRRFNYEEVDAFLEGKLEAQNEKEKEIFAWLLKLRDVTDALKEERLKYGYDFRSTEVEMAIDEKGAIVSTHHAEETPSHALIEDCMLLANKAAAAMFDRGIFRIHESPSQSKLQKLYQELAGVGIFVEVKEGTKDTIEGIRDQAKIMGLEAEVDTLIIRSQMQAKYSPLNVGHFGLGFDAYTHFTSPIRRYSDLIVHRLLKAIKRGDTEEGSYVLRNIESLAVTISQKEREASTIEIDFMDRKYARWADERIGQVFKARISGTDPELKADLHDDIVGAKLLITSSENVPLFSDVKVKIDKVDIAKAKIYVSIVSEDV, from the coding sequence TTGAAATCCCTACTTATAAGACTCACTCACGGTTTGAGTGAGTTAGATATCACAGAAGACGAAATCGAAATTGTTGAAGACTTATTTAACAAAAAATACCTAACAAAAAAAGATAAAAAATATAAATTTCATTCAAAATACCGTGCGGGGACAATTGAGCTTGCACAAGGCAGCAGTGCATACCTAACCGTAATAGGTGAACAAACTCACGATCTTTTTATCGAAGATACTATGAATGCCAGAGAGGGTGATTTGGTAATTGCCCAAAGGCTTCTTGGAAAACGTGGAAAACCAAGCGGTAAAATTATCGAAATTCTTGGTCGTGCAGAGAGTTATTCTGTAGGATATATCATTGAAAAAGATTCAAGAAAATCGTTAGTTGATCTAAAAACAGAACATCCATCAGGAGTTGAGTTAACTCAAGAAGAGTTAAATGCTTATGAAGTTGGTGAAGTGTTTAAGATCAATAACCAAGACGGCACAATTATGGAGTCTCTTGGTAATATAAATGACCCTCTTGTTGATGAGAAAATAGTTCTTGCACAGTTTAACAAACACGATGAGTTTGATGAAGAGGTGCTCAAAATTGCCAAATCTTTTGAGGAAGTAAACGCAGATTACTATCCGGACAGAAAAGACTTAAGAGATCTTAGTTTTTGTACAATAGATCCTGTAACTGCAAAAGATTTCGATGATGCAATATACTGGGACGATAAAAACACGACTCTTTATGTAGCTATTGCGGATGTAAGTGAGTACGTTAAACCATTCGGTGCACTTGACAATGAAGCTATATACAGAAGTTTTTCTATCTATCTTCCACATAGATCTATTCCGATGCTTCCTCGTCAACTTAGTGAGACACTATGTTCACTTCAACCGCATATTGACAGACTCTCTTATGTGTTTGAGATGAAACTTGATTTAGCAAGTTTAGAAGTTGTAAAGTCTGACGTATATGAAGCTATTATTCACTCAGACAGACGTTTTAACTATGAAGAGGTTGATGCATTTTTAGAGGGTAAACTAGAAGCTCAAAATGAAAAAGAGAAAGAGATTTTTGCCTGGCTTTTAAAACTTCGTGATGTAACAGATGCACTAAAAGAGGAGCGTTTAAAATATGGTTACGACTTCCGCTCAACTGAAGTTGAGATGGCTATCGATGAAAAAGGTGCCATAGTATCAACTCATCATGCAGAAGAAACACCTTCACATGCACTTATAGAGGACTGTATGCTTTTAGCAAATAAAGCTGCCGCAGCTATGTTTGATCGTGGTATTTTTCGTATACACGAATCTCCAAGCCAGTCAAAACTTCAAAAGCTTTACCAAGAGTTAGCAGGTGTTGGAATATTTGTAGAGGTTAAAGAGGGTACGAAAGATACAATTGAAGGCATACGTGATCAAGCGAAAATAATGGGTCTTGAAGCTGAAGTAGACACTCTAATCATACGCTCACAAATGCAGGCAAAATATTCACCTCTAAATGTAGGTCACTTTGGACTAGGATTTGATGCTTATACACACTTCACTTCACCAATTAGAAGATATTCAGACTTGATAGTTCACAGACTACTAAAAGCGATAAAGCGTGGAGATACTGAAGAAGGTTCATACGTTCTTAGAAACATAGAATCTCTTGCTGTGACGATCTCTCAGAAGGAACGTGAGGCAAGTACCATAGAGATAGACTTTATGGACAGAAAATATGCTCGCTGGGCAGATGAGAGAATTGGGCAGGTTTTTAAAGCACGTATAAGTGGAACTGATCCTGAACTAAAAGCAGATCTTCACGATGATATAGTTGGTGCAAAACTTCTTATAACTTCAAGTGAAAACGTTCCTTTATTTAGTGACGTAAAAGTTAAAATAGACAAAGTTGACATAGCAAAAGCAAAAATCTATGTCTCCATTGTGAGTGAAGATGTATAA
- the holA gene encoding DNA polymerase III subunit delta — MYKAEFDKHIQNNSLSNNFILFGESDFLIDHYTKTLSNIEDASVLKYYHDEYDFNSAKAHLSQASLFGDRNVLIIKSDKKVPKKDLESLIDFCEKNPDNVFIYAYTGDDHKTYTKAFAKKSTMAVRFFNPKHGEAINIIAQIAQAKNINIDNYSISHLLNLHNSNISLAVNELDKFAVFETNITTKDIDSLVYGLGAVNIDELIKKLINKKEFKDDLKNLTEHGEDEIWILTQITSYITQLYMFNIYIRMYGAPNALDILGYPAPAFVVKEKAELSLRFKPQTYYKIHELLLDTELKMKSAKGVDKSSILLSTLIRMQKLL; from the coding sequence ATGTATAAAGCCGAGTTTGATAAACATATACAAAACAACTCATTATCAAATAACTTTATACTCTTTGGAGAGAGTGATTTTTTAATAGATCACTATACAAAGACACTCTCAAATATTGAAGATGCATCTGTTTTAAAATATTACCATGATGAGTACGACTTTAACTCTGCAAAAGCACACCTTTCACAAGCCTCACTATTTGGAGACAGAAACGTTTTAATAATAAAAAGCGATAAGAAAGTACCAAAAAAAGATCTTGAGAGTCTTATAGATTTTTGTGAAAAAAATCCGGACAATGTTTTTATATATGCTTATACAGGTGATGATCATAAAACATATACAAAAGCATTTGCAAAAAAAAGCACTATGGCTGTTAGGTTTTTTAATCCAAAGCATGGTGAAGCTATAAATATAATCGCCCAGATTGCACAAGCAAAAAATATAAATATTGACAACTATTCGATCTCACATCTGCTGAACCTACACAACTCAAATATATCTTTAGCCGTAAATGAGTTGGATAAGTTTGCAGTATTTGAGACAAATATTACAACAAAGGATATTGATTCGCTTGTTTACGGACTTGGTGCTGTAAATATTGATGAGCTTATTAAAAAACTTATAAACAAAAAAGAGTTTAAAGATGATCTTAAAAACCTTACAGAACACGGTGAGGATGAGATTTGGATATTAACTCAGATCACTTCATATATTACACAACTATATATGTTTAATATATACATACGTATGTACGGTGCTCCAAATGCATTAGACATTTTAGGCTACCCTGCCCCTGCTTTTGTAGTTAAAGAAAAAGCTGAACTATCTCTGCGTTTTAAACCGCAAACTTATTATAAGATACATGAACTATTACTAGATACAGAACTTAAAATGAAAAGTGCAAAAGGGGTTGATAAAAGTTCAATCTTACTCTCCACTCTTATAAGAATGCAGAAACTACTTTAA
- the ilvC gene encoding ketol-acid reductoisomerase produces MALNVYYDKDTSLDLIRSKKVAMIGFGSQGHAHAENLRDSGVEVCIGLRKGGSSWAKAEAKNFEVLTIAEASACSDVVMILLPDENQAEIYKNEIEPNLKEGATIAFGHGFNIHYGRIAPRADINVTMIAPKAPGHTVRSEFVRGGGIPDLIAVGQNPSGNTKELALSYASAIGGGRTAIIETTFKDETETDLFGEQAVLCGGAASLVQAGFETLTEAGYAPELAYFECLHELKLIVDLMFEGGIADMRYSISNTAEYGDYVSGKRVINAESKQAMRDILTEIQDGRFAKDFILEGQAGYPRMNAERKNDQDKLITKTGNKLREMMPWIAANKIVDQDKN; encoded by the coding sequence ATGGCATTAAATGTTTACTATGACAAAGATACTAGCTTAGACCTAATCAGAAGCAAAAAAGTTGCAATGATAGGTTTTGGTTCTCAAGGACACGCTCACGCTGAAAACTTAAGAGACTCAGGTGTTGAAGTATGTATTGGTTTAAGAAAAGGTGGTTCTTCTTGGGCTAAAGCTGAAGCTAAAAACTTTGAAGTACTTACTATCGCTGAAGCATCTGCATGTTCAGATGTTGTTATGATTCTTTTACCAGATGAAAACCAAGCTGAAATCTACAAAAACGAAATTGAGCCAAACTTAAAAGAGGGTGCTACTATCGCTTTTGGTCATGGTTTTAACATCCACTATGGTCGTATCGCTCCAAGAGCTGACATCAATGTTACTATGATCGCTCCAAAAGCACCAGGTCACACTGTACGTTCTGAATTTGTACGTGGTGGTGGTATTCCAGATTTAATCGCTGTTGGTCAAAACCCATCAGGTAACACTAAAGAGTTAGCTCTTTCATATGCATCAGCTATCGGTGGTGGTAGAACTGCAATTATTGAGACTACTTTCAAAGATGAGACTGAAACTGACTTATTCGGTGAGCAAGCTGTATTATGTGGTGGTGCTGCATCTTTAGTTCAAGCTGGATTCGAAACATTAACTGAAGCTGGTTACGCTCCAGAGTTAGCATACTTTGAGTGTCTACACGAACTTAAACTAATCGTTGATTTAATGTTCGAGGGTGGTATCGCTGATATGAGATACTCAATCTCTAACACTGCTGAGTATGGTGATTATGTTTCTGGTAAACGTGTTATCAATGCTGAGTCAAAACAAGCTATGCGTGATATCTTAACTGAGATCCAAGATGGTAGATTTGCAAAAGACTTCATCTTAGAAGGTCAAGCTGGTTATCCTCGTATGAACGCTGAGCGTAAAAACGACCAAGATAAACTAATCACTAAAACTGGTAACAAGTTACGTGAAATGATGCCTTGGATTGCAGCTAATAAAATAGTTGACCAAGACAAAAATTAA
- a CDS encoding MBL fold metallo-hydrolase RNA specificity domain-containing protein → MVSVTSYGAAQTVTGSCHLLKIGSIKILVDCGMFQGDGQSLRNYEDFEFDVSNIDFLIVTHAHLDHIGRVPKLIKDGFKGKIISTKPTKDIMNIMLMDSAKILKEEYKTLRRKAKRIGDEQRIREPLYTEEHVKDVFLRSWKTLEYFEKYKLHQNIEITFGNAGHIMGSSFVMIDYKNDKAKKRLVFSGDIGSKHRLILDPLDNIEETDALFIETTYGDRAHRNIKDSIEEFKHTVVSTLKRDGNVLIPSFALERTQEILWILHKMFEENELPKCRVFLDSPLATKATKLYKKYPINLSDEVEYDALNDENPFSFASLEITSTKEESRLINKVKRRTIIIAGSGMCNGGRIMHHLKHRLWNKLNSVIFVGYQVPGTLGRSIIDGDEYVKIYGEDIVVKADIKTINGFSAHADQEDLINWISNFKKLKNLYLIHGESDKMKIFSEVVKNKLDIKPKIMEYGIRVDL, encoded by the coding sequence ATGGTTTCTGTAACATCATATGGTGCAGCACAAACTGTTACCGGATCTTGTCATTTGTTAAAAATAGGCTCTATTAAAATATTGGTAGACTGTGGAATGTTCCAGGGTGACGGACAAAGTTTGAGAAACTATGAAGATTTCGAATTTGATGTTTCTAATATCGATTTTCTTATCGTTACACATGCACATCTAGATCATATTGGAAGAGTGCCAAAACTAATAAAAGATGGTTTTAAAGGAAAGATTATATCTACAAAACCAACTAAAGACATTATGAATATAATGCTTATGGATAGTGCTAAGATACTAAAAGAAGAGTACAAAACATTAAGACGAAAAGCAAAACGTATAGGTGACGAACAAAGGATTAGAGAACCTCTGTATACAGAAGAACATGTTAAAGATGTGTTTTTAAGAAGTTGGAAAACATTAGAGTACTTTGAAAAATATAAACTTCATCAAAACATAGAAATCACATTTGGCAATGCCGGACATATTATGGGAAGTTCTTTTGTTATGATTGATTATAAAAATGATAAAGCAAAAAAACGCTTAGTATTTTCAGGTGATATTGGAAGTAAACACAGACTTATCCTTGACCCTTTAGATAATATCGAAGAGACTGATGCTTTATTTATAGAAACAACCTATGGAGACAGGGCACACAGAAATATCAAAGATAGTATCGAAGAATTCAAACACACCGTAGTATCAACACTTAAAAGAGATGGGAATGTTCTTATACCATCATTTGCTTTGGAACGTACTCAAGAGATATTATGGATTCTACATAAGATGTTTGAGGAAAATGAACTCCCTAAATGTCGTGTGTTTTTAGACAGTCCTTTAGCCACAAAAGCAACTAAGCTTTACAAAAAATATCCTATAAATCTTAGTGATGAAGTAGAATATGATGCTTTAAACGATGAAAATCCGTTCTCATTCGCTTCTTTGGAGATAACTTCTACAAAAGAGGAATCACGCCTCATTAACAAAGTAAAAAGAAGAACGATCATAATTGCCGGAAGCGGTATGTGCAACGGTGGGCGTATTATGCATCACTTAAAACATCGCTTGTGGAACAAACTCAATAGTGTTATCTTTGTAGGCTATCAAGTACCTGGAACCCTAGGGCGTAGTATTATTGACGGTGATGAATATGTCAAAATTTATGGTGAAGATATTGTAGTAAAAGCTGACATAAAAACAATAAATGGATTTTCTGCTCATGCTGATCAAGAAGATCTAATAAATTGGATTAGTAATTTCAAAAAGCTGAAAAATCTATATCTTATACATGGAGAGAGTGATAAAATGAAAATATTCAGTGAGGTAGTTAAAAATAAACTAGATATTAAACCAAAGATAATGGAGTATGGCATTCGTGTAGATTTATAG
- a CDS encoding Hsp20/alpha crystallin family protein, producing MLLTKYNPYQELRDLNKRFHHLSNAYPKFDIAHEYSIAGFTPAMNTREGEFAYHIDVDLPGVKKDDIKVDIKDNVLTISGERTLKSEVKEEDYYKIETSFGKFQRSFTLPDSIDTESITASAEDGVLEIVIPKSPKILHKKEIKVK from the coding sequence ATGTTGCTTACTAAATATAATCCTTACCAAGAGTTGAGAGATCTTAATAAAAGGTTTCACCACCTATCAAACGCATATCCAAAATTCGATATTGCTCATGAATACTCTATTGCAGGTTTTACTCCTGCTATGAATACACGTGAAGGTGAATTTGCCTATCACATAGATGTAGATCTTCCAGGTGTAAAAAAAGATGATATAAAAGTTGATATCAAAGACAACGTATTAACAATATCAGGCGAACGAACTTTAAAAAGTGAAGTTAAAGAGGAAGATTATTATAAAATAGAGACATCTTTTGGAAAGTTCCAAAGATCGTTCACTCTTCCAGACAGTATAGATACAGAAAGTATTACGGCTTCAGCTGAAGATGGAGTTTTAGAAATTGTTATTCCAAAAAGCCCAAAAATACTTCATAAGAAGGAAATAAAGGTTAAATAG